Proteins found in one Streptomyces sp. NBC_00461 genomic segment:
- the sbnA gene encoding 2,3-diaminopropionate biosynthesis protein SbnA: MAEHELTGILSAVGSTPLIELERLRPGFDGRIFAKMERFNPGGSIKDRPAVSMLMDEIRSGRLVPGRSVVVESSSGNLAVGLAQVCRYHDIRFICVVDAKTTEQNLAILRALHAEVEVVTEPDTDGEYLSVRLRRVKELVQSIPHAYWTNQYANEMNPRAHTGTMREIVEALDGRVDYLFSATSTTGTLLGCSRYVREHGLDTKVIAVDAMGSVLFQPGSESGPPPRRLIPGHGASVRSALFEPGAADEVVHVTDLDCVVGCRRLSQREALLAGGSSGATVAAFERLRPRLPAGSVCVLIFPDGGDRYLHTVYSDSWVQEHFGEVSHLWKTPDSVAATQREKG, encoded by the coding sequence GTGGCAGAACATGAGCTCACCGGCATCCTTTCCGCCGTCGGCAGCACCCCACTGATCGAACTGGAGCGGTTACGTCCGGGATTCGACGGACGGATCTTCGCCAAGATGGAGCGGTTCAATCCGGGCGGCAGCATCAAGGACCGCCCCGCGGTCAGCATGCTGATGGACGAGATCCGCTCCGGCCGGCTGGTGCCGGGCCGCTCGGTCGTCGTCGAATCCAGCTCGGGCAATCTCGCGGTCGGCCTGGCCCAGGTCTGCCGCTACCACGACATCCGCTTCATCTGCGTCGTGGACGCCAAGACCACCGAGCAGAACCTGGCGATCCTGCGGGCGTTGCACGCCGAGGTCGAGGTGGTGACCGAGCCGGACACCGACGGCGAGTACCTGTCGGTGCGGCTGCGCCGGGTCAAGGAGCTGGTGCAGTCGATCCCGCACGCGTACTGGACGAACCAGTACGCCAACGAGATGAACCCGCGGGCCCACACCGGGACGATGCGGGAGATCGTCGAGGCACTCGACGGTCGCGTGGACTATCTCTTCTCCGCCACCAGCACCACCGGAACCCTGCTGGGCTGCAGCAGATACGTGCGCGAGCACGGGCTGGACACGAAGGTCATCGCGGTCGACGCCATGGGCAGCGTGCTGTTCCAGCCCGGCTCCGAGTCCGGCCCGCCGCCCCGGCGGCTGATCCCGGGCCATGGCGCCTCGGTCCGCTCCGCGCTGTTCGAGCCGGGCGCCGCCGACGAGGTCGTCCATGTCACCGACCTGGACTGCGTGGTGGGCTGTCGCCGGCTGAGCCAGCGCGAGGCGCTCCTCGCCGGCGGCTCGTCCGGGGCGACCGTTGCCGCGTTCGAGCGGTTGCGGCCGCGGCTCCCGGCCGGATCGGTGTGCGTGCTGATCTTCCCTGACGGAGGCGACCGCTATCTGCACACCGTCTACTCGGACAGCTGGGTGCAGGAGCACTTCGGCGAAGTCTCGCACCTGTGGAAGACCCCTGATTCGGTCGCCGCGACGCAGCGGGAGAAAGGGTAA
- a CDS encoding DoxX family membrane protein produces the protein MTSYDRRDLGLLLLRLGTGGVLAAHGAQKLFGWFGGHGIEGTGQFMESVGYAPGRASATAAGLAETGGGALLALGLATPAAGAAAAGAMAGASAVHAPNGFFNMEGGYEYAATLALAATGLAVTGPGRLSLDHALGHVLDRGWMVPTALGATAAVTALVVGARNKRLRDEKKDDQEALFEEEEALFRE, from the coding sequence ATGACCTCTTACGACCGGCGTGATCTGGGGCTGCTGCTGCTCCGGCTGGGTACCGGCGGTGTGCTGGCGGCACACGGCGCGCAGAAGCTGTTCGGCTGGTTCGGCGGACACGGCATCGAGGGGACCGGCCAGTTCATGGAGTCCGTCGGCTATGCGCCCGGCCGGGCGAGCGCGACCGCGGCGGGCTTGGCGGAGACCGGCGGCGGCGCGCTGCTGGCGCTGGGTCTGGCGACCCCGGCGGCGGGCGCCGCGGCGGCCGGCGCGATGGCGGGAGCGTCGGCGGTGCACGCCCCCAACGGCTTCTTCAACATGGAGGGCGGCTACGAGTACGCGGCGACCCTGGCCCTGGCCGCCACCGGCCTCGCGGTCACCGGCCCCGGCCGCCTCTCGCTCGACCACGCGCTCGGCCATGTCCTGGACCGCGGCTGGATGGTCCCGACGGCACTCGGCGCGACGGCCGCGGTCACGGCGCTGGTCGTGGGCGCGCGCAACAAGAGGCTGCGGGATGAGAAGAAGGACGACCAGGAGGCCCTGTTCGAGGAGGAGGAAGCGCTGTTCAGGGAGTGA
- a CDS encoding ornithine carbamoyltransferase, translated as MRHLISLDDLSDADLEAIAARGVQFRHDLAAAGKPLDGQIVGTYFRKTSTRTRTAFSAAALRLGAQVLAYGPGDLQLNTGESIADTGRVFSGMLDLLVARTAGDPQELREFAAPGGMSVVNAMTTDEHPTQALADLTTLLDKFSTVEDLRVLYVGEGNNSAVALALALSRFSGVRLELRTPPGYGLPDGVLARAERQAEKHGATVLERSEPPAAGAAGQFDVVYTTRWQTTGTSKPDPHWGEVFAPFQVDERLWDGGADALFMHDLPAHRGEEVSAQVLDGERSIAFEQAENKMHSAMAVLEWVRSERP; from the coding sequence ATGAGACATCTGATATCGCTCGACGACCTCAGCGACGCCGATCTGGAGGCGATCGCTGCCCGCGGCGTCCAGTTCCGCCATGACCTCGCCGCCGCGGGCAAACCGCTGGACGGCCAGATCGTCGGCACCTATTTCCGCAAGACGTCGACACGGACCCGCACCGCCTTCTCGGCGGCGGCACTGCGGCTGGGCGCCCAGGTGCTCGCCTACGGGCCCGGGGACCTGCAGCTGAACACCGGCGAGTCCATCGCCGACACCGGGCGCGTATTCTCCGGCATGCTCGACCTGCTGGTGGCCCGCACCGCCGGCGACCCGCAGGAGCTGCGCGAGTTCGCGGCGCCCGGCGGCATGTCGGTGGTCAACGCGATGACAACCGACGAGCACCCCACCCAGGCGTTGGCGGATCTGACGACGCTGCTCGACAAGTTCTCGACCGTCGAGGATCTGCGCGTGCTCTACGTCGGCGAGGGCAACAACAGCGCGGTCGCGCTGGCCCTCGCGCTCAGCCGGTTCTCCGGCGTCCGCCTCGAACTGCGCACGCCGCCCGGATACGGCCTCCCCGACGGCGTACTAGCCAGGGCCGAGCGGCAGGCCGAGAAGCACGGCGCGACGGTGCTGGAGCGGAGCGAGCCGCCGGCCGCGGGCGCGGCCGGGCAGTTCGACGTGGTGTACACGACGCGCTGGCAGACCACCGGCACCTCCAAGCCGGATCCGCACTGGGGCGAGGTCTTCGCCCCGTTCCAGGTCGACGAGCGGCTGTGGGACGGCGGAGCGGACGCGCTGTTCATGCATGATCTGCCGGCCCATCGCGGCGAGGAGGTCAGCGCGCAGGTGCTCGACGGAGAGCGGTCGATCGCCTTCGAGCAGGCCGAGAACAAGATGCACAGCGCGATGGCCGTCCTGGAGTGGGTCCGTTCCGAACGGCCGTGA
- a CDS encoding nuclear transport factor 2 family protein produces MTIQPARLSDPAVRAFVTAVNAHDRSGFLALLTENATMADDGSDRDLNEWIDREIFSSNGHLDVDNESQGGRALLAHYRNDTWGEMQTRWSFQVEDDGRISRFETGQA; encoded by the coding sequence ATGACGATTCAGCCCGCCAGACTCAGCGACCCGGCCGTCCGCGCCTTCGTCACCGCCGTCAACGCCCATGACCGCTCGGGCTTCCTGGCCCTTCTCACGGAGAACGCGACCATGGCGGACGACGGCTCCGACCGCGATCTGAACGAGTGGATCGACCGGGAGATCTTCTCCTCCAACGGTCACCTGGACGTCGACAACGAGTCGCAGGGCGGCCGTGCCCTCCTCGCCCACTACCGCAACGACACCTGGGGCGAGATGCAGACCCGGTGGAGCTTCCAGGTCGAGGACGACGGCAGGATCTCCCGCTTCGAGACCGGGCAGGCGTAA
- the sbnB gene encoding 2,3-diaminopropionate biosynthesis protein SbnB, which translates to MLIIRQREVREILDGREHDLIDLVGEAYAAHAQGASVLPHSVFLRFPDDVRKRIIGLPGYLGGAHESAGVKWIASFPGNLDVGLERASAVMVLNSPRTGRAQALLEASLISAKRTAASAALGAALLVPAPERVRGVGLVGAGVINAEILAFLAAKLPALAEVTVFDQDAERARSFIVKAAGRLPELRYTIAATISEALGAHELVSLATTAASPHTGLEACQPGATVLHISLRDIHPDAIRGAHNVVDDTDHVLREKTSLDLARQEAGNQDFVDAQIGDLLTKRTQLRRDPGRVAVYSPFGLGVLDLAVARLVFDSARERGSGVAVTDFLDGTDS; encoded by the coding sequence ATGCTCATCATTCGACAGCGCGAGGTGCGGGAGATCCTCGACGGTCGCGAGCACGATCTGATCGACCTCGTCGGTGAGGCGTACGCGGCACACGCACAGGGCGCTTCGGTGCTGCCGCATTCGGTCTTTCTGCGGTTCCCCGACGACGTGCGCAAACGCATCATCGGGCTGCCCGGCTATCTGGGCGGCGCGCACGAGAGCGCGGGGGTCAAGTGGATCGCCTCCTTCCCCGGCAACCTCGACGTGGGGCTGGAACGGGCCAGCGCGGTGATGGTGCTCAACTCGCCGCGCACCGGCCGGGCGCAGGCCCTGCTCGAAGCGTCGCTGATCTCCGCCAAGCGCACCGCCGCGAGTGCCGCGCTGGGCGCCGCGCTGCTGGTCCCCGCGCCCGAGCGAGTGCGCGGAGTCGGCCTGGTCGGAGCCGGCGTGATCAACGCGGAGATCCTCGCCTTCCTCGCCGCCAAGCTGCCCGCACTGGCCGAGGTGACCGTCTTCGACCAGGACGCCGAGCGGGCGCGGTCGTTCATCGTGAAGGCCGCGGGGCGCCTGCCGGAACTGCGGTACACGATTGCCGCGACGATCAGCGAGGCTCTCGGCGCCCACGAACTGGTCTCGCTGGCCACCACGGCGGCGTCCCCGCACACCGGACTTGAGGCATGCCAACCGGGCGCGACGGTGCTGCACATCTCGCTGCGCGACATCCACCCCGACGCGATTCGCGGTGCGCACAACGTCGTCGACGACACCGACCACGTACTGCGCGAGAAGACCTCGCTGGATCTGGCCCGGCAGGAGGCGGGAAACCAGGACTTCGTCGACGCCCAGATCGGTGACCTGCTGACCAAGCGAACACAGCTGCGGCGTGATCCCGGCCGCGTCGCGGTCTACTCGCCGTTCGGACTCGGGGTGCTCGACCTCGCCGTGGCCCGGCTCGTCTTCGACAGTGCCCGGGAACGCGGATCGGGAGTGGCCGTGACCGACTTCCTCGACGGGACCGACTCGTGA
- a CDS encoding asparagine synthase-related protein, whose protein sequence is MSKGFVVLPDAPGIHVTDAPGPFNSPNVIEHPSGRPWLVGEWDPDEILEATASPMRVVVIGFCPVTTTRLADHCRRIRTLSEAAALVTELPGSFHLVAAAGPAIHVYGSLSGLRQVFHARAGHLPVASDRADVLAIMTGAGVDEKALAARLVCGGLLPPPLSDRSVWAGVSTVPHDHRLVLEPHGTAEERWWHPPEPDIPLLEGAAHLRDALVTATDGRRAGSGSLGADLSGGMDSTSLCFLAARHTPDLLTFRWGEAEAGNDDAYFAGESARWLPEARHVVAGQHELPPVFAHPDAAADGERPYPFSRTLARVRYSAHLLAEHGVRRHIAGHGGDELFGRAPGYLYRLARRHPAIALRHLRGYRALHRWPWDGVVHQLKRRGDVRDWWLGQAAELTRPAPPRRTPSLDWGLASLRAPAWATDEAVDAAREALRDTAQHAQPFAHDRGQHQFLTALRTTAPAYRQVARLYEESGVRLHQPYLDNQVVEAALAVRLHERVTPRRYKPLLATSMRGLVPDVVLDRTTKGEFSADLRAGRKRNLTALLELFSDSVLSDMGLISTGVLRSQLLTPHAGISTDIAVEDLIGLEVWARAARQLPPTPGRR, encoded by the coding sequence ATGAGCAAGGGGTTTGTCGTCCTTCCGGACGCACCAGGAATCCACGTCACCGACGCCCCAGGGCCGTTCAACAGCCCGAACGTGATCGAACATCCCTCGGGGCGGCCGTGGTTGGTGGGCGAATGGGATCCGGACGAGATCCTTGAGGCGACGGCATCCCCCATGAGGGTGGTGGTGATCGGGTTCTGCCCGGTCACCACCACCCGCCTCGCCGACCACTGCCGACGGATCCGGACGCTGTCCGAGGCCGCCGCCCTGGTGACGGAGCTGCCGGGCAGTTTTCATCTGGTGGCCGCAGCCGGCCCCGCGATCCATGTCTACGGCAGTCTGTCCGGCCTGCGGCAGGTCTTTCACGCACGGGCGGGCCACCTGCCGGTCGCTTCCGACCGGGCCGACGTGCTCGCCATTATGACGGGGGCCGGCGTCGACGAGAAGGCGTTGGCTGCCCGGCTGGTGTGCGGGGGCCTGCTCCCACCGCCACTGTCCGACAGGAGCGTCTGGGCCGGCGTGAGCACGGTGCCGCACGACCACCGCCTTGTGCTGGAGCCCCACGGAACGGCAGAAGAACGCTGGTGGCACCCGCCGGAGCCTGACATCCCGCTGCTCGAAGGTGCCGCACACCTCAGAGACGCATTGGTGACCGCGACGGACGGCCGCCGAGCCGGCAGCGGATCACTGGGCGCGGACCTCTCGGGTGGCATGGATTCGACATCTCTGTGTTTCCTCGCGGCACGACACACGCCCGACCTGCTGACCTTCCGATGGGGCGAGGCCGAAGCCGGCAACGACGACGCCTATTTCGCCGGAGAGTCCGCGCGTTGGCTCCCCGAGGCCCGCCATGTCGTCGCAGGGCAGCACGAACTGCCCCCGGTGTTCGCACATCCCGACGCAGCGGCGGACGGCGAGCGCCCCTACCCGTTCTCGCGCACCCTGGCACGCGTGCGCTACTCCGCCCACCTGCTCGCCGAACACGGCGTTCGCCGGCACATCGCGGGGCACGGAGGGGACGAGCTGTTCGGCCGGGCCCCCGGCTATCTGTACCGCCTGGCCCGCCGCCACCCGGCGATCGCACTACGGCACCTGCGGGGTTACCGCGCACTGCACCGATGGCCGTGGGACGGAGTCGTCCACCAGCTCAAGCGCCGGGGCGACGTGCGGGACTGGTGGCTCGGGCAGGCCGCGGAACTGACGCGTCCGGCACCGCCGCGCCGCACTCCCTCCCTGGACTGGGGACTCGCATCGCTGCGTGCTCCGGCATGGGCCACCGACGAGGCGGTCGACGCCGCGCGAGAAGCTCTCCGGGACACCGCCCAGCACGCTCAGCCCTTCGCTCATGACCGCGGACAGCACCAGTTCCTCACCGCACTGCGGACGACCGCGCCGGCCTATCGCCAGGTGGCCCGCCTGTACGAGGAATCAGGCGTGCGCCTGCACCAGCCGTACCTCGACAACCAGGTCGTGGAAGCGGCCCTGGCCGTGCGTCTCCATGAGCGGGTCACCCCACGGCGCTACAAGCCGCTGCTGGCCACCTCCATGCGCGGCCTCGTCCCGGACGTCGTACTCGACCGCACCACGAAGGGAGAATTCAGCGCCGACCTGCGAGCCGGACGAAAACGCAACCTCACAGCGCTTCTTGAACTGTTCTCCGACTCGGTCCTGAGCGACATGGGGCTGATCTCCACCGGAGTGCTGCGCAGCCAACTCCTGACTCCGCACGCCGGCATCTCCACCGACATAGCGGTCGAGGACCTGATCGGCCTCGAGGTCTGGGCCCGCGCCGCCAGGCAGCTTCCACCGACCCCTGGGAGACGATGA
- a CDS encoding MazG-like family protein, which produces MTDLWESVDDLWTWLDENRAHGGREGLLLRMLKLSEEVGEVAQAVIGATGQNPRKGVTHTWEDVEGELCDVVITALVALRTLTPDTREVFTRHLERVTARSLGPSAGH; this is translated from the coding sequence ATGACCGACCTCTGGGAATCTGTCGACGACCTGTGGACCTGGCTGGACGAGAACCGTGCGCACGGCGGCCGGGAGGGCCTGCTGCTGCGCATGCTCAAGCTGTCGGAGGAGGTCGGCGAGGTCGCGCAGGCGGTCATCGGCGCGACCGGGCAGAACCCGCGCAAGGGCGTGACCCACACCTGGGAGGACGTCGAGGGCGAGCTCTGCGATGTCGTGATCACCGCCCTGGTCGCCCTGCGCACTCTCACCCCCGACACCCGTGAGGTGTTCACCCGCCATCTGGAGCGGGTCACCGCACGCTCCCTCGGGCCGTCCGCCGGCCACTGA
- a CDS encoding TIGR00730 family Rossman fold protein, translating into MTEVSAQTARHTRGIGVFCGSRAGTRPQYTDVAAEFGAALVGRGVGLVYGAGGVGVMGALANGAVDAGARVTGVIPHELFDREHPDRVGAELFIVRSMHQRKALMYRLASAFAVLPGGFGTLDELMEVVTWNRLNLHEKPVVLLNVDGFFDPLTALLDHLHAEGFITASERALVQVAQDCEQALDLLGQAPRVPVATGLEGPA; encoded by the coding sequence GTGACCGAGGTGTCCGCGCAGACTGCCCGTCACACCCGGGGCATCGGCGTCTTCTGCGGCTCCAGAGCGGGGACCAGGCCCCAGTACACGGACGTCGCGGCCGAGTTCGGAGCGGCGCTCGTCGGCCGGGGCGTCGGGCTCGTGTACGGAGCCGGTGGCGTCGGCGTGATGGGCGCACTGGCCAACGGAGCCGTCGACGCGGGCGCGCGGGTGACCGGAGTGATCCCGCACGAGCTGTTCGACCGGGAGCATCCCGACCGGGTCGGCGCGGAGCTCTTCATCGTCCGCTCCATGCACCAGCGCAAGGCCCTCATGTACCGGCTGGCGTCGGCGTTCGCGGTACTGCCCGGCGGGTTCGGCACCCTCGACGAGCTGATGGAGGTGGTCACCTGGAACCGGCTGAACCTCCATGAGAAACCCGTGGTGTTGCTCAATGTCGACGGCTTCTTCGATCCGCTGACCGCGCTGCTCGACCACCTGCACGCGGAGGGCTTCATCACCGCGTCCGAGCGGGCGCTCGTGCAGGTCGCCCAGGACTGCGAGCAGGCGCTGGACCTGCTCGGCCAGGCCCCCAGGGTCCCCGTTGCGACAGGTTTGGAAGGCCCCGCATGA
- a CDS encoding lasso peptide biosynthesis PqqD family chaperone: MRLHPDVVMAETDDGAVLLHQRTGRYWQLNRTGVLVLHSLLDDQSDERAAHALVERHRIVLAHAHRDVSAVVAQLQAAELLLDVT; this comes from the coding sequence ATGCGTCTGCACCCCGACGTGGTGATGGCCGAAACCGACGACGGCGCCGTCCTTCTCCACCAACGCACCGGCCGCTACTGGCAGCTCAACCGCACCGGTGTGCTCGTACTCCACAGCCTGCTCGACGACCAGTCGGACGAGCGCGCCGCGCATGCGCTGGTCGAGCGGCACCGGATCGTCCTGGCGCACGCCCACCGTGACGTCTCGGCGGTGGTGGCCCAACTGCAGGCGGCCGAACTCCTCTTGGACGTCACATGA
- a CDS encoding lasso peptide biosynthesis B2 protein, with translation MSAPLALPEQSGLPPHRRLAPLLAVAAARVLASRRPARLRSVLEFLRRGAPPATADQALQARQAIVSVSLRCAGQACLQRSIAVALLCRFRGVWPTWCTGVRTSPFAAHAWIEVAGLPVGEPVPAGHYRPLLVVPPVGRRGAPESC, from the coding sequence ATGAGCGCCCCCTTGGCTCTGCCCGAGCAAAGCGGCCTTCCGCCTCATCGCCGCCTGGCACCGTTGCTCGCGGTCGCCGCGGCCCGTGTGCTCGCCTCCCGCAGGCCGGCCCGGTTGCGGTCGGTTCTTGAGTTCCTCCGCCGGGGCGCGCCGCCCGCCACGGCGGATCAGGCCCTGCAGGCCCGACAGGCGATCGTCTCCGTAAGTCTGCGCTGCGCGGGCCAGGCCTGTCTGCAGCGGTCGATAGCGGTGGCCCTCCTGTGCAGGTTCCGCGGGGTGTGGCCCACGTGGTGCACCGGAGTCCGCACCAGTCCTTTCGCGGCCCACGCCTGGATCGAGGTCGCCGGCCTGCCTGTCGGTGAGCCGGTCCCGGCGGGCCACTACCGCCCCTTGCTGGTGGTCCCTCCGGTCGGCCGGCGAGGCGCGCCAGAAAGCTGCTGA
- a CDS encoding lasso RiPP family leader peptide-containing protein, with the protein MENNTVRDQQDVAESYEPPALVAVGEFSEDTLGFGSDHTDVLGKQGW; encoded by the coding sequence ATGGAAAACAACACCGTGCGCGACCAGCAGGACGTTGCCGAGAGCTACGAGCCGCCGGCGCTGGTGGCCGTCGGGGAGTTCTCCGAGGACACGCTCGGGTTCGGCAGCGACCACACCGACGTGCTGGGCAAGCAGGGCTGGTAG
- a CDS encoding aldo/keto reductase has protein sequence METNRTLGRSGMDVSALGFGCWAIGGEWQAADGQPLGWGKVDDDESVRAVRRALDLGVTFFDTADTYGAGHSERILGRALGRRRDDVVLATKWGNVFDEETRTLTGSDDSPAYARRALTASLKRLGTGHIDLYQLHLSDLDPARAAELRDACEEFVREGLIRSYGWSTDDPARAAVFAQGEHGTAVQHALNVLQDAPDMLALCEESGLASVNRSPLAMGLLAGKRQGSADAGDIRSRPPAWLQGFGDGAGVDPRWLSRVDALNEILTSDGRTLAQGSLAWLWARSPHTIPIPGFRSVSQAEQNAGAIAKGPLAAGQLAEIDRLLGR, from the coding sequence ATGGAGACGAACAGGACTCTCGGACGCAGCGGCATGGACGTAAGCGCGCTCGGCTTCGGCTGCTGGGCCATCGGCGGCGAGTGGCAGGCGGCCGACGGGCAGCCGCTCGGCTGGGGCAAGGTCGACGACGACGAGTCCGTACGGGCGGTCCGCCGCGCCCTCGACCTCGGCGTGACCTTCTTCGACACGGCGGACACCTACGGCGCCGGGCACAGCGAGCGGATCCTCGGGCGCGCCCTCGGCAGGCGCCGCGACGACGTCGTGCTCGCCACCAAGTGGGGCAACGTCTTCGACGAGGAGACCCGCACCCTCACCGGCAGCGACGACTCCCCGGCGTACGCCCGCCGCGCGCTGACCGCGTCCCTGAAGCGCCTGGGCACCGGTCACATCGATCTCTACCAGCTGCACCTCAGCGACCTCGACCCGGCGCGCGCGGCCGAACTCCGGGACGCCTGCGAGGAGTTCGTGCGGGAGGGGCTGATCCGCTCCTACGGCTGGAGCACGGACGACCCGGCCCGTGCCGCCGTGTTCGCGCAGGGGGAGCACGGCACGGCCGTACAGCACGCGCTCAATGTCCTGCAGGACGCGCCGGACATGCTCGCGCTGTGCGAGGAGTCGGGACTCGCGAGCGTCAACCGCAGTCCGCTCGCGATGGGGCTGCTGGCGGGCAAGCGCCAGGGAAGCGCGGATGCCGGGGACATCCGCAGCAGGCCGCCGGCCTGGCTCCAGGGCTTCGGGGACGGCGCGGGCGTCGACCCGCGGTGGCTCTCCCGCGTCGACGCGCTCAACGAGATCCTCACCAGTGACGGCCGGACCCTCGCGCAGGGCTCCCTCGCCTGGCTGTGGGCACGCAGCCCGCACACGATCCCGATCCCCGGGTTCCGCTCGGTCTCCCAGGCCGAACAGAACGCCGGCGCGATCGCCAAGGGCCCGCTCGCCGCCGGGCAGTTGGCCGAGATCGACCGGCTGCTCGGGCGGTGA
- a CDS encoding D-alanyl-D-alanine carboxypeptidase family protein, whose protein sequence is MRDSSPLTRRAALGLTAVAVPLAAATPAAAAATVVGGARLARAGIQVSGVTGLPGKLTASAWLVADCDSGEVLASNAAHRRLAPASTLKMLFADTVLKKFDRTERYTVTEADLADIPAGSSLVGVKPGITYTVEQLWQGVFLRSGNDAVHVLAHMNGGVARTVAEMQAKAEDLQALDTHVVSPDGFDHKGQLSSAYDLTLFARHGLKNADFRAYCHTRTANFPAGGKKTFQIQNTDRLLTGAWGVKTYDGLIGVKNGFTSNAGNTFTGAATRGGRTLLVTVMHPKSGYNAVYEETAALLDWGFTKGSSARAVGTLVEPLSEGGAKVTPSHGTVQAAAGAAGAGSGGPSAWRLLEGAGGTVAVLAGGVWALRRRVKRGSRAAD, encoded by the coding sequence ATGCGCGATTCTTCTCCGCTCACACGGCGTGCCGCTCTCGGCCTGACCGCCGTCGCCGTTCCGCTCGCCGCGGCGACTCCCGCTGCCGCCGCGGCCACCGTCGTCGGCGGTGCGCGACTTGCCCGCGCGGGAATTCAAGTGAGCGGCGTCACAGGTCTGCCCGGGAAACTCACCGCGAGCGCCTGGCTCGTCGCCGACTGCGACAGCGGAGAGGTGCTCGCTTCCAATGCCGCGCACCGGCGCCTGGCCCCCGCCTCCACGCTGAAGATGCTGTTCGCCGACACCGTGCTGAAGAAGTTCGACCGCACCGAGCGGTACACGGTGACCGAGGCCGACCTGGCCGACATCCCGGCCGGCTCCAGCCTCGTCGGGGTCAAGCCCGGGATCACGTACACCGTCGAGCAGCTGTGGCAGGGCGTCTTCCTGCGCTCCGGCAACGACGCCGTGCACGTCCTCGCCCACATGAACGGCGGGGTGGCGAGGACGGTCGCCGAGATGCAGGCCAAGGCCGAGGACCTGCAGGCCCTGGACACCCATGTCGTCAGCCCCGACGGCTTCGACCACAAGGGCCAGCTGTCCTCGGCCTACGACCTCACCCTGTTCGCCCGGCACGGACTGAAGAACGCCGACTTCCGCGCGTACTGCCACACCAGGACCGCGAACTTCCCGGCCGGCGGCAAGAAGACCTTCCAGATCCAGAACACCGACCGCCTGCTCACGGGCGCGTGGGGCGTGAAGACGTACGACGGACTGATCGGGGTCAAGAATGGTTTCACCAGCAACGCCGGCAACACCTTCACCGGTGCCGCCACCCGCGGCGGGCGGACTCTTCTTGTCACCGTGATGCATCCGAAGAGCGGCTACAACGCCGTGTACGAGGAGACGGCCGCGCTGCTCGACTGGGGCTTCACGAAGGGGAGTTCGGCGCGGGCGGTGGGCACGCTGGTCGAGCCGCTGAGCGAGGGCGGGGCGAAGGTGACGCCGAGCCACGGGACGGTCCAGGCGGCGGCCGGCGCTGCGGGCGCCGGGTCCGGCGGTCCCTCGGCCTGGCGGCTGCTGGAGGGCGCGGGCGGCACGGTCGCCGTGCTGGCCGGCGGGGTGTGGGCGCTGCGGCGGCGGGTCAAACGCGGGAGCCGGGCCGCCGACTGA